In one window of Rhizobium sp. ACO-34A DNA:
- a CDS encoding LPS export ABC transporter permease LptG, producing MISTLGRYFFRRYVVTSLWFFAGVIAIAYLVDFSETSGRFAGFTGYSVAGVLWLTALRLPLILQQTIPFISLFVGMTTLIALNRKSELVVARAAGISVWQFMMPFVLGAFAIGLAAMLVVNPLAAWGQRQALQIEANWREASDRPKNTVVPWMRQISGKSDVIIGARTIEEEGTLLNDVVLIYFDKDGRIEKRQDARTAKLENGYWNLTDVLETRPGEIQKRLPTDKVPTNLKKEFVAQRLAEPDTVAFYELSQKIAVAKSFGVSTKALETQFHSLLSLPFLLVAMTLIAATVSLKFSRFNQSRSVILGGILSGFVLYVVTVLVKAFGSSGVVPPFVAAWVPVVVAMALGATILLHKEDG from the coding sequence ATGATCAGCACCCTTGGCCGTTACTTTTTCCGGCGTTATGTCGTCACTTCGCTGTGGTTCTTCGCCGGCGTTATCGCGATCGCCTATCTGGTGGACTTCAGCGAGACGTCCGGCAGGTTTGCGGGCTTCACCGGTTATTCGGTCGCCGGCGTTCTGTGGCTGACGGCCTTACGTCTGCCGCTGATCCTGCAGCAGACGATCCCGTTCATTTCACTCTTCGTCGGCATGACGACGCTGATCGCCCTTAACCGCAAGTCCGAACTCGTCGTTGCGCGCGCAGCAGGCATTTCGGTCTGGCAGTTCATGATGCCTTTCGTGCTGGGTGCCTTCGCCATCGGGCTCGCCGCCATGCTGGTGGTCAATCCGCTTGCCGCCTGGGGACAACGACAGGCTCTGCAGATCGAGGCAAACTGGCGCGAAGCAAGCGACCGGCCGAAGAATACGGTCGTTCCGTGGATGCGACAGATCAGCGGGAAATCCGACGTCATCATCGGGGCACGGACGATCGAAGAGGAAGGCACCCTGCTCAACGACGTTGTCCTGATCTATTTCGACAAAGACGGGCGTATCGAAAAACGACAGGATGCACGCACAGCAAAATTGGAAAATGGTTACTGGAATCTTACCGACGTGCTAGAGACACGCCCCGGCGAGATACAAAAGCGCCTGCCTACGGACAAGGTGCCAACCAATTTGAAGAAGGAGTTTGTCGCACAGCGGCTCGCAGAGCCTGATACCGTTGCTTTTTATGAGCTTTCTCAGAAAATTGCAGTGGCCAAATCTTTTGGCGTTTCGACCAAGGCACTGGAAACACAATTCCATTCCCTATTGTCCTTGCCTTTCCTTTTGGTCGCAATGACGCTCATTGCTGCAACCGTCTCGCTTAAATTCAGCAGGTTCAACCAGTCCCGTTCGGTGATTCTGGGTGGAATCCTGTCAGGCTTCGTGCTTTATGTTGTCACCGTGCTTGTCAAAGCATTCGGTAGCAGCGGTGTCGTGCCGCCCTTCGTTGCGGCCTGGGTTCCGGTCGTCGTGGCGATGGCACTCGGAGCGACAATCCTGCTCCACAAGGAGGATGGTTAG
- a CDS encoding LPS export ABC transporter permease LptF — MKLLELYILRRTVQMFLTALVPVLAIIWTTQVLARINLVTDSGQSVGSFMLLATFILPTIIPAVLPFALVIGITQTLTAMNNDSELAVIDAAGAPRHTILRPVLSLAAGMAVVSLLLTNFVEPKLRVGVREMIAAAYADLLSTVIEEKSFRKIEDGLYVQISERLSGRVLKGLFVADSRDPASELIYYAREGAVDEGGAALVMKDGEVQRKAPNGEVSIVRFDSYSFDLSDFSQSRGQARLHAGDRDLGFLLNPDQNDPDVQRNFKDYRSELHRRLSTWTFPFVFALISLVICSDARSHREARLHPMAIALTLSLALFWLSNYTVELAGNSLAFVPLAYLVPLGSGLIAAIMLVRRRHPHKTSVVTTFLADRLSAILRRLTPKGDAAGGGTT; from the coding sequence ATGAAACTACTCGAACTCTACATCCTGCGGCGTACCGTGCAGATGTTCCTCACCGCGCTCGTGCCGGTGCTGGCAATCATCTGGACGACGCAGGTGTTGGCCCGCATCAATCTGGTAACGGACAGCGGGCAATCCGTCGGTTCGTTCATGTTGCTTGCCACGTTTATTCTGCCGACGATCATTCCTGCCGTTCTGCCGTTCGCCCTCGTGATCGGCATTACCCAGACGCTGACGGCGATGAACAATGATTCGGAACTTGCCGTCATCGATGCCGCCGGTGCCCCCCGCCACACTATTCTTCGGCCGGTCCTGTCGCTCGCCGCGGGCATGGCAGTCGTCTCCCTCCTGCTGACGAATTTCGTCGAGCCGAAGCTTCGTGTCGGCGTCCGTGAAATGATCGCAGCCGCCTATGCGGACCTGCTGTCGACCGTTATCGAGGAAAAGAGCTTCCGCAAGATCGAGGACGGCCTTTATGTCCAGATTTCAGAACGGCTGTCGGGCCGCGTGTTGAAGGGGCTGTTCGTCGCCGATTCGCGTGATCCCGCATCCGAACTCATTTATTACGCGCGTGAAGGCGCCGTGGATGAAGGCGGTGCGGCACTCGTGATGAAGGATGGCGAGGTGCAGCGCAAGGCGCCGAACGGCGAGGTTTCGATCGTACGTTTCGATTCCTATTCATTCGATCTTTCCGACTTCTCCCAGTCGCGCGGTCAGGCGCGTTTGCATGCCGGAGATCGTGATCTCGGCTTCCTGCTCAATCCCGACCAGAACGACCCGGACGTCCAGCGCAACTTCAAGGATTACCGAAGCGAGCTGCATCGTCGCCTGAGCACATGGACCTTTCCCTTTGTCTTCGCGCTGATTTCGCTCGTTATCTGCAGCGATGCACGGTCCCATCGTGAAGCGAGACTGCATCCGATGGCGATTGCTCTTACGCTCTCGCTCGCGCTGTTCTGGCTTTCCAACTACACGGTCGAGCTTGCCGGCAACTCCTTGGCTTTCGTGCCCCTCGCCTATCTCGTTCCACTGGGAAGCGGCTTGATCGCGGCCATCATGCTGGTTCGCAGGCGCCATCCGCACAAGACTTCGGTCGTGACGACCTTCCTTGCCGACCGCCTCTCGGCGATTCTGCGGCGCCTTACCCCCAAGGGTGATGCGGCCGGAGGAGGCACGACATGA
- a CDS encoding leucyl aminopeptidase yields MSLKLDIAFAKSHRASSGVAILLKTVEADLPAGVEEADPAGIYGRAAKVAKFTGKSLSTLDIVAPHGSDADRIVVLGLGKVGAIVAHDWLKAGGTAMAAIKGAEKVIVYLDAPGLDVTAKAAADFALGMLLRAYKFDAYKTSKKADDEEGKGGDKEVKVTIVTAVASAAKKAFADAQAVADGVNLARDLVNEPANILGPEEFAAKAKELEKLGVEIEILGEKEMKKLGMGALLGVAQGSVRPPRLVVMQWNGGKAKDKPVAFVGKGVVFDTGGISIKPAAGMEEMKGDMGGAAAVTGLMHVLAARKAKVNAVGIIGLVENMPDGNAQRPGDIVKSMSGQTIEVINTDAEGRLVLADALWYCNDRFKPDFMINLATLTGAILVALGNLHAGLFSNDDTLSERLLTAGLVTNERLWRMPMGKDYDRMIDSKFADMKNSSGRHAGSVTAAQFLKRFVKDTPWAHLDIAGTAMSSPSDEINQSWGSGYGVRLLDELVRASYEA; encoded by the coding sequence ATGTCGCTCAAGCTCGATATCGCTTTTGCAAAATCCCACCGCGCCTCATCCGGCGTCGCGATCCTGTTGAAGACGGTTGAAGCCGATCTCCCGGCCGGTGTGGAAGAGGCTGATCCGGCTGGTATCTACGGACGCGCGGCCAAGGTGGCGAAGTTCACCGGCAAGTCGCTGTCGACGCTGGATATCGTCGCCCCTCATGGCTCCGACGCCGACCGGATCGTGGTGCTCGGCCTCGGCAAGGTCGGGGCGATCGTTGCCCATGACTGGCTGAAGGCTGGCGGCACGGCCATGGCCGCGATCAAGGGGGCGGAAAAAGTCATCGTCTATCTGGATGCCCCGGGTCTGGACGTTACCGCAAAGGCCGCTGCCGATTTCGCGCTCGGCATGCTGCTTCGGGCCTACAAGTTCGACGCCTACAAAACGTCGAAGAAGGCCGATGACGAAGAGGGCAAGGGCGGTGACAAGGAAGTGAAGGTCACCATCGTTACGGCGGTGGCCAGCGCGGCGAAGAAGGCTTTTGCCGATGCGCAGGCCGTTGCCGACGGCGTCAATCTTGCCCGCGATCTCGTCAACGAGCCCGCCAACATTCTGGGACCGGAAGAGTTTGCGGCCAAGGCGAAGGAACTTGAGAAGCTCGGCGTCGAGATCGAAATCCTCGGCGAAAAGGAAATGAAGAAGCTCGGCATGGGGGCTTTGCTCGGCGTCGCCCAGGGTTCTGTGCGCCCGCCGCGCCTTGTCGTGATGCAGTGGAACGGTGGCAAGGCCAAGGATAAGCCGGTGGCCTTCGTCGGCAAGGGCGTGGTTTTCGATACCGGTGGCATTTCGATCAAGCCGGCTGCCGGCATGGAGGAAATGAAGGGCGACATGGGTGGCGCGGCTGCGGTGACCGGGTTGATGCATGTGCTTGCGGCCCGCAAGGCCAAGGTCAATGCCGTCGGCATCATCGGTCTCGTCGAGAACATGCCGGACGGCAACGCCCAGCGTCCTGGCGATATCGTGAAGTCGATGTCCGGCCAGACTATCGAGGTTATCAACACCGATGCCGAGGGACGGCTCGTACTCGCGGATGCCCTCTGGTACTGCAATGACCGCTTCAAGCCCGACTTCATGATCAATCTTGCAACACTGACCGGCGCCATCCTCGTGGCCCTCGGCAATCTGCATGCAGGGTTGTTCTCGAATGACGACACGCTGTCAGAACGGCTGCTGACTGCCGGCCTCGTCACCAACGAACGGCTGTGGCGCATGCCGATGGGCAAGGACTATGACCGGATGATCGACTCGAAATTCGCCGACATGAAGAATTCGAGCGGTCGCCATGCCGGTTCGGTCACGGCGGCGCAGTTCCTGAAGCGGTTCGTCAAGGATACGCCTTGGGCGCATCTCGATATCGCCGGCACCGCCATGTCTTCGCCGTCGGACGAGATCAACCAGTCCTGGGGCTCGGGCTACGGCGTTCGGCTGCTCGACGAACTCGTTCGCGCAAGCTACGAAGCCTGA
- a CDS encoding DNA polymerase III subunit chi: MADILFYHLTESKLEDALPPLLEKSLERGWRVAVQTADTARRDALDTHLWTWRDESFLPHATEEAEAPENQPVLLTSQDGNLNGATVRFLVDGAEPPADLDYERVVFVFDGHDQTQLEAARGQWKRLKTEGHALTYWQQTSEGRWEKKA; the protein is encoded by the coding sequence TTGGCAGACATTCTTTTCTATCACCTGACGGAATCGAAGCTCGAGGACGCCCTGCCGCCGCTTCTTGAAAAGAGCTTGGAGCGCGGCTGGCGGGTGGCGGTGCAGACCGCCGACACCGCCCGTCGCGACGCGCTCGACACCCATCTGTGGACTTGGCGTGACGAGAGCTTTCTGCCACATGCCACCGAGGAAGCCGAGGCCCCGGAAAACCAACCGGTGCTGCTGACCTCGCAGGATGGCAATCTCAATGGCGCCACCGTCCGCTTTCTGGTGGATGGCGCCGAGCCACCCGCGGATCTCGATTATGAGCGGGTCGTGTTCGTTTTCGATGGACACGACCAGACACAGCTTGAAGCCGCGCGAGGCCAGTGGAAGCGTCTCAAGACGGAAGGCCATGCCTTGACCTACTGGCAACAGACCAGCGAGGGACGATGGGAAAAGAAGGCATAG
- a CDS encoding MFS transporter, with the protein MSATDLSAASETGTLISRIAVILTVAMFGLTYSLSAPLIALEMVARGASQSIVGANAAMHAIGVLVVALVLPGVASKAGPRRLILLSLVVSAAVLVAIALVDNIWLWFPLRLLLGMAAEALFVLSETWINALSTESTRARFMAVYTAALSLGLALGPLLLSLIGSHGTLPFMVGAVIALAAASFVLLPMVRAPAFEKPSSGNPLRFLRLAPVAIGAIVLNAAVETAGLSFLALYAVGLGWNADDAAQLMFVMMGGAILLQLPIGWLGDLFDRRKLVLGCALVAAVGAALWPWALAYPFATYALLFVWGGVFVGIYTLTLTIVGSRFSGGDLVGIYALMGLAWGAGALVGPLAAGVSLQIGTHGLPVFTAIACLVFALVVTMRREG; encoded by the coding sequence ATGAGCGCGACGGATCTGTCCGCCGCCTCGGAAACGGGTACGTTGATTTCCCGCATTGCAGTGATCCTGACCGTTGCCATGTTCGGGCTGACCTATTCCCTGAGTGCGCCACTGATTGCACTGGAGATGGTTGCCAGAGGCGCAAGCCAGAGCATTGTCGGCGCCAATGCCGCCATGCATGCGATCGGTGTCCTCGTGGTGGCGTTGGTGCTTCCGGGCGTTGCGTCGAAGGCCGGGCCGCGACGCCTGATCCTGTTGTCGCTTGTGGTATCCGCCGCCGTGCTGGTGGCCATCGCTCTGGTCGATAATATCTGGCTGTGGTTTCCCCTGCGCCTGTTGCTCGGCATGGCTGCGGAAGCGTTGTTCGTGCTTTCCGAAACCTGGATTAATGCGCTCAGCACTGAAAGCACCCGCGCCCGGTTCATGGCCGTCTACACCGCGGCACTCTCGCTGGGGCTTGCGCTTGGTCCTCTGCTGCTCTCCCTGATCGGATCTCACGGCACGCTGCCGTTTATGGTCGGTGCCGTGATCGCCTTGGCGGCTGCATCCTTCGTGCTGTTGCCGATGGTGCGGGCGCCTGCGTTCGAAAAGCCGAGTTCCGGCAACCCTCTGCGTTTCCTCCGGCTGGCGCCGGTTGCGATCGGCGCCATTGTGTTGAACGCGGCCGTCGAGACGGCGGGCCTGTCGTTTCTGGCGCTCTATGCCGTGGGTCTTGGCTGGAATGCCGATGACGCCGCGCAGCTGATGTTCGTGATGATGGGCGGAGCGATCCTGCTGCAGTTGCCGATCGGCTGGCTCGGCGACCTGTTCGACCGCCGCAAGCTCGTGCTTGGCTGCGCACTGGTGGCCGCAGTTGGTGCCGCGCTGTGGCCCTGGGCCTTGGCTTACCCGTTTGCCACCTATGCGCTGTTGTTTGTCTGGGGTGGTGTCTTCGTCGGTATCTACACGCTGACGCTGACGATTGTCGGTAGCCGGTTCTCGGGCGGAGATCTGGTCGGCATCTATGCCCTCATGGGGCTCGCCTGGGGCGCCGGCGCTCTGGTCGGACCGCTTGCGGCCGGCGTGTCGCTTCAGATCGGCACGCACGGCCTGCCAGTCTTCACCGCAATCGCCTGCCTCGTCTTCGCGCTTGTCGTGACAATGCGCCGGGAGGGGTGA